A window from Streptomyces sp. NBC_00299 encodes these proteins:
- a CDS encoding ATP/GTP-binding protein — protein MSPRRNRPKGVGSSEHNAEDDRSGRYGGWQSTESWRGEEWNVRHVAGASAQGKAYRCPGCDQLIPDGVPHVVAWPDHVGVDDRRHWHKACWNAKDRRTTRVQRSRNAPRF, from the coding sequence GTGTCCCCGCGTCGCAATCGACCCAAGGGAGTCGGCTCGTCCGAACACAATGCCGAGGACGACCGTTCCGGCCGTTACGGCGGCTGGCAGTCCACGGAGAGCTGGCGGGGCGAGGAGTGGAACGTGCGGCATGTGGCCGGGGCGAGCGCACAGGGCAAGGCGTACCGCTGCCCGGGCTGCGACCAGCTGATCCCGGACGGCGTCCCGCACGTCGTCGCCTGGCCGGACCACGTCGGCGTCGACGACCGCCGGCACTGGCACAAGGCGTGCTGGAACGCGAAGGACCGCCGCACCACGCGGGTGCAGCGGTCCCGTAACGCGCCGAGATTCTGA